The following coding sequences are from one Lolium rigidum isolate FL_2022 chromosome 6, APGP_CSIRO_Lrig_0.1, whole genome shotgun sequence window:
- the LOC124668036 gene encoding N-alpha-acetyltransferase 50-like, translating into MGAGEGEAAGSKDKSGGGGGGVARTSLDGLRDKNVMQLKKLNTALFPVRYNDKYYQDAIASKDFSKLAYYSDICVGAIACRLEKKEGGAVCVYIMTLGVLAPYRGLGLGTKLLNHVFDLCAKQNIPEIYLHVQTNNDDAIAFYKKFGFEITETIYQYYKNITPPDCHVLTKFIGQAPTKK; encoded by the exons ATGGGCGCTGGGGAAGGAGAGGCAGCCGGGAGCAAGGacaagagcggcggcggcggcggcggcgtcgcccgGACGTCCCTCGATGGCCTGCGGGACAAGAACGTGATGCAGCTCAAGAAGCTCAACACGGCGCTCTTCCCCGTCCGCTACAACGACAAGTATTACcaggacgccatcgcctccaaggACTTCTCCAAGCTCG CTTACTACAGCGATATATGTGTTGGGGCAATTGCTTGTCGCCTGGAGAAGAAGGAAGGAGGGGCGGTCTGTGTTTATATCATGACTCTGGGTGTATTGGCGCCCTACCGTGGTCTCGGTCTTG GAACTAAGCTGCTGAACCATGTTTTCGATCTCTGTGCGAAGCAGAACATCCCGGAGATATACTTGCATGTTCAGACAAACAACGACGATGCAATTGCTTTCTACAAGAAGTTTGGGTTCGAAATAACAGAGACGATATATCAGTACTATAAGAACATCACTCCGCCGGATTGTCACGTTCTTACCAAATTTATTGGTCAGGCTCCTACAAAGAAATGA